A single Myxococcales bacterium DNA region contains:
- a CDS encoding pyrophosphate--fructose-6-phosphate 1-phosphotransferase, with amino-acid sequence MNVTNQKVGILTAGGLAPCLSSAVGGLIERYTELAPEVEIVAYLNGYKGLLLGQSVVVNASTRQGAHILHSHGGSPIGNSRVKLTNTDDCVKRGLIKPGQSALEVAARQLESDGVTILHTVGGDDTNTTAADLAAYLKKNGYALTVVGLPKTIDNDVFPIKQSLGAWTAAEQGAVYFENLVNEQSANPRTLIIHEVMGRNCGWLTAYTAKVYRERLQRRAFPIGFNLDRSHLDVDAVFIPEMNVDLDSEAARLRKVMDQQDCVNIFVSEGACVDQIIRELESRGESVPRDAFGHPKLDAVNVGKWFSQQFAKLIGAEKTLVQKSGYFARSAAANVDDLRLIKSMVDHAVECGLRGEPGVIGHDEDRGRLRAIEFERIRGGKPFNIDEPWFNELLAAIDQPKGARLAKKDGEH; translated from the coding sequence GTGAACGTCACCAATCAGAAAGTCGGCATTTTGACGGCGGGCGGCCTGGCGCCCTGTCTTTCGTCCGCCGTGGGCGGCTTGATCGAGCGCTACACCGAGCTGGCTCCCGAAGTGGAGATCGTGGCCTACCTCAACGGCTACAAAGGCCTTTTGCTCGGCCAAAGCGTCGTGGTCAACGCATCCACCCGCCAGGGTGCCCACATCCTGCACAGCCACGGGGGCAGCCCCATCGGCAACAGCCGCGTCAAGCTCACGAACACCGACGACTGCGTCAAGCGGGGGCTCATCAAGCCCGGGCAATCGGCCCTCGAGGTTGCCGCGCGTCAACTCGAGTCTGATGGCGTGACCATCCTGCACACCGTGGGGGGCGACGACACGAACACCACCGCTGCCGACCTGGCCGCGTACCTGAAGAAGAATGGCTACGCTCTGACGGTGGTGGGCCTGCCCAAGACCATCGACAACGATGTTTTTCCCATCAAGCAGTCGCTCGGCGCGTGGACGGCCGCCGAACAGGGCGCCGTTTACTTCGAGAATCTGGTCAACGAGCAATCTGCCAACCCGCGCACGCTCATCATTCACGAGGTGATGGGGCGCAACTGTGGGTGGCTGACCGCGTACACCGCCAAGGTCTACCGCGAACGCCTGCAGCGCCGCGCCTTCCCCATCGGCTTCAACCTCGACCGCTCGCACCTCGACGTGGACGCCGTGTTCATCCCCGAAATGAACGTCGATCTCGACAGCGAGGCCGCGCGCCTTCGCAAGGTGATGGACCAGCAGGACTGCGTGAACATCTTCGTCTCCGAAGGCGCCTGCGTGGATCAAATCATCCGCGAGCTCGAATCGCGAGGCGAGTCCGTTCCCCGGGATGCCTTTGGCCATCCCAAGCTCGATGCGGTCAACGTGGGCAAGTGGTTTTCGCAGCAGTTTGCGAAGCTCATCGGCGCCGAGAAGACGTTGGTGCAGAAGTCGGGTTACTTCGCCCGCAGTGCGGCCGCCAACGTCGACGATCTGCGTCTCATCAAGAGCATGGTCGACCACGCGGTCGAGTGTGGCTTGCGGGGCGAGCCGGGCGTGATTGGCCATGACGAAGACCGTGGCCGCCTGCGCGCCATCGAGTTCGAGCGCATTCGCGGGGGCAAGCCCTTCAACATCGACGAGCCCTGGTTCAATGAACTCCTGGCTGCCATCGATCAGCCAAAGGGCGCACGGCTCGCAAAGAAGGACGGCGAGCACTAG